In Clostridium omnivorum, the DNA window GCATAAATATCCAGCAGCAATTGAAGATTGTTATGCAGGATTAAAATGGACAACTGATAATTCCGAAGAACTAGGAATAGATGTATCAAGAATAGCTATTGCAGGGGCTAGTGCTGGAGGTGGTTTAACAGCGGCTCTTGCTCTATTGGCTCGTGATAAGGGAGGACCCCAAATAGCGTTTCAAATGCCGTTGTATCCTATGTTGGATGACCGAAATGCAACACCATCAAGCTATGAGATAAATGAAGAGAATTTACCCACAGCATGGAATAGGGAAGCTAATATTGCAGCATGGAATATGTATTTAGGCCGAAGTGCTTCGGATGAAGTTTCACCTTATGCTGCTCCAGCTAGAGCTAAATATTTGACGGGACTTCCACCAGTATATACTTTCATAGGACAGCTAGACCCTTTTAGAGATGAAACAATAGAGTATGTTGCGCGATTGGCTCAGGCTGGCGTGCCAGTTGAATTTCATTTGTATCCTGGATGCTTTCATGGTTTCGATTCAATTTTTAATAATGCAGAGATTAGTAGACAAGCAAGAAATCAATGTATAGAGGCATTGAATAAAGCTTTAAATAAGTAAATATGATAAGGAGATATAAAAATGGCTTTTTTACAAGTGAATTTCTTTTCAAAAGCATTAAAAAGACTTGTTACTTTTAATGCTCTTGTACCAATAGATACTTTTGAGATACCAGGTCAGGAGAAGATTGATAGAGGACCTATGAAGTCCATTTACCTTTTGCATGGCTACTCAGGAAATCATATGGACTGGGTTTGTGGCTCTAAAATTCAAGAATTATCACTAATTCATAATATAGCAGTATTTATGCCTTCAGGGGAAAACAACTTTTATATAGATGATGTTGATAAGGGAGCATTATATGCTGAATATGTTGGAAATGAGTTAGTTAAGTTTACACGAGAGATGTTCCCAATTTCAGATAAGAGAGAAGATACAATTATAGGTGGATTGTCTATGGGAGGATATGGCGCAATAAGAAATGGATTAAAGTACTCTCATAACTTTAGCCGTATTATAGCGTTATCTTCTGCTCTCATAACTCACAATATTGCTGGAATTCCTGTTGATTTTAAGGATCCAATTGCTGACTATAAATATTATAGAAGTGTTTTTGGAGATTTGAACGAGCTTTTTGGAAGTGACAAAGACCCTGAGGCACTAATTACTAACTTAAAGAAAGAAAATGCAGCTATACCTCAAATATATATGGCTTGTGGAACAGAAGACTTTTTATTGAAAGAAAATCGAAGCTATCATGATTTCCTTACTTCAGAAGATGTAAAACATACTTATGTAGAAGGACCCGGGGTTCATGATTGGAACTTCTGGAATGAGTATATAGAAAAAGCAGTTCTTTGGGCACTAAAATAAAGCGTGGTGATTTATGAATGGTTAAAATAATTAAGCTTTTTCATGGTGGAAATAAAAAGGCTTTTACATTAAGCTATGATGATGGAATTACTCAAGATAAGAAACTTGTTGATATATTTAATAAATATAAACTAAAAGCTACCTTTAACTTAAATTCGGGACTCCAAGGAGAGGAAGGTTCTTTTGTTATAAATGATTTACTAATAAAAAGGATGAATAGAGAAGAGATAACTCATTTATATGATGGACATGAAATTGCAATTCATGGTTTAAACCATCTTTCATTAATTGATATACCTAAGGAACTTATGGTTAAAGAAGTTCTAGAGGATAAGATAAATCATGAAAGTATGTATGGATATCCTATTAGAGGAATGGCTTATCCTTATGGTACTTATAATGAAACTGTTTTTCAGGTGTTAGAAGCTCTTGGAGTAGAATATTCAAGAACAGTAAATAACCATAGGGAATTTAGGTTACCTTCAAATTTTCTAGAATGGAATCCTACAGCTCATCATAATGATCCTGATTTAATGGAGTTAGCTAAGAGATTTGTTCAAGGTGAATCCTTAGGGATGGAGCTTTTCTATTTATGGGGCCACAGCTATGAATTTGACTTGGACAATAATTGGAACGTGATAGAAGAGCTATGTGAGCATATAAGTAATAAAGATAATATTTGGTATGCAACAAATATACAGATAGTAGATTATCTAAATGCTGTACACAGCTTGAAATTTTCTGCGGATTTTACTTCTGTATTTAATCCAACAGCAATCTCAACATGGATAGAGCTTAGCGGAACGAAAATAGAGATAAAACCAGGGGAAACTAAAAAATTATAAGGGTGTGAGAGTAAATGCAATTAGAAGCGGATTTAGTTCTAGAATTAGATGTAGAGGTTGGAGAAGTTCAGGAAGTTGGTAAAACTCCAGAGGGTTTTTTGAGACTTATTCCAATTACAGGGGGAACCTTTAAAGGAATAAATATAAAAGGAAAAGTAATATCCGGAGGTTATGATTGGAATATAGCCTTAAACGATAACGAGGCACATGTATTTGCAAAATATGCTCTACAGACAGATGATGGTGTTTATATTTCTGTTGAAAATGAAGGATACTTAGATTCTAGAACACAAGATAGCGTTATAAAGACAAATCCTCGCTTTCAGGTAGCTGATGGTAAATATGACTGGCTAAGAAGCGGAGTTTTTGTTGGAAGCTTGGAGGCTGCAAAAAATGAGAAACCTGGTATATGTATAAAGATTTATATGATGAAATAGGTTATCCAATGATTATGACAAAGGAGAAATTAATATGACTTTTGAAAAAAATAATCTTGATATACAATGGACTGCACCTATGATTACTGACTTTAGCGCTATAAAAAAAGGAGACATGCCTGGGGATAAAATTAGTATAAATGATGACCACGTAAATAAGGCAAATGTCATTTTTCCAGAATTGCTAAAGCTTTTGAATCCAATATTGAAGGCACAGCCAAGTAAGAAGGCTGTTATTGCTGTACATGGTGGGTCAGGTGTAGGAAAATCAGAAATAGGTTCACTAATCGGATACTATTTAAATGATTTAGGAATAGGAAGCTATATTTTGTCCGGAGATAATTACCCACATCGTATACCTAAAGTAAATGATGCGGAAAGAATGCGTGTTTTTAGGGAAAATGGCATAAAAGGCCTTGTTATAAAAGATGAATTTACAAAGGAAAGAAATGCTAAGCTGCAGGAATTGCAAGACCAAGGCAGTGATTCCAATCCTGAATTATGCAAAGAACTTCCATGGTTATCTGTTTATCAGGAAGCAGGAAAGAAGGGGCTTAGTAATTATTTAGGTACAAGCAATGAAACAGATTTTAATGAAGTAAATCATATTATTGCTGAATTTAAAAATGGTGCTGAGAGCATAATGCTTAAACGTATGGGAAGAGAAGAAAAAGA includes these proteins:
- a CDS encoding adenylylsulfate kinase: MTFEKNNLDIQWTAPMITDFSAIKKGDMPGDKISINDDHVNKANVIFPELLKLLNPILKAQPSKKAVIAVHGGSGVGKSEIGSLIGYYLNDLGIGSYILSGDNYPHRIPKVNDAERMRVFRENGIKGLVIKDEFTKERNAKLQELQDQGSDSNPELCKELPWLSVYQEAGKKGLSNYLGTSNETDFNEVNHIIAEFKNGAESIMLKRMGREEKELWYDAVDFSNVTVLIIEWTHGNNDNLVGVDVPVLLNSTPQETLEHRRSRNRDGATDSPFTMMVLNIEQNLLCSQAHKAKIIVTKAGNVISYDDYLKLMNE
- a CDS encoding DUF3237 domain-containing protein produces the protein MQLEADLVLELDVEVGEVQEVGKTPEGFLRLIPITGGTFKGINIKGKVISGGYDWNIALNDNEAHVFAKYALQTDDGVYISVENEGYLDSRTQDSVIKTNPRFQVADGKYDWLRSGVFVGSLEAAKNEKPGICIKIYMMK
- a CDS encoding polysaccharide deacetylase family protein, translating into MVKIIKLFHGGNKKAFTLSYDDGITQDKKLVDIFNKYKLKATFNLNSGLQGEEGSFVINDLLIKRMNREEITHLYDGHEIAIHGLNHLSLIDIPKELMVKEVLEDKINHESMYGYPIRGMAYPYGTYNETVFQVLEALGVEYSRTVNNHREFRLPSNFLEWNPTAHHNDPDLMELAKRFVQGESLGMELFYLWGHSYEFDLDNNWNVIEELCEHISNKDNIWYATNIQIVDYLNAVHSLKFSADFTSVFNPTAISTWIELSGTKIEIKPGETKKL
- a CDS encoding alpha/beta hydrolase; amino-acid sequence: MAFLQVNFFSKALKRLVTFNALVPIDTFEIPGQEKIDRGPMKSIYLLHGYSGNHMDWVCGSKIQELSLIHNIAVFMPSGENNFYIDDVDKGALYAEYVGNELVKFTREMFPISDKREDTIIGGLSMGGYGAIRNGLKYSHNFSRIIALSSALITHNIAGIPVDFKDPIADYKYYRSVFGDLNELFGSDKDPEALITNLKKENAAIPQIYMACGTEDFLLKENRSYHDFLTSEDVKHTYVEGPGVHDWNFWNEYIEKAVLWALK
- a CDS encoding alpha/beta hydrolase; translated protein: MSYEDKVLPELLPMLYSNVRFDLNKDLDMMRNLKLPALNKSPHVLTTTRIIKGPESELLVKIYEPKHRKNGKLPALFWIHGGGYVLGHPDGDDGLCECFVNEINCVVVSIDYRLAPEHKYPAAIEDCYAGLKWTTDNSEELGIDVSRIAIAGASAGGGLTAALALLARDKGGPQIAFQMPLYPMLDDRNATPSSYEINEENLPTAWNREANIAAWNMYLGRSASDEVSPYAAPARAKYLTGLPPVYTFIGQLDPFRDETIEYVARLAQAGVPVEFHLYPGCFHGFDSIFNNAEISRQARNQCIEALNKALNK